From Colias croceus chromosome 27, ilColCroc2.1, one genomic window encodes:
- the LOC123703888 gene encoding seipin produces MSLIRYINPFMIFRDFISRPVESFVSDQYIGYKRKTNDSITSIKDLLYRAGIVLVFFSAILWISVFMYIIFYYTYMPNVTHVRPVHLQFKSCEDQMGLCSFPYAYVQLTKGSYVLMSGQPYRIKIVMDVPESPNNKNLGMFMVCLQMRGKGGTLISSSCRSAMLSYRSRLHYYIRTAVYSPLFLSGLEDERQELQVELFSHFEDDPNTPVTDAYVELQSRYVQVHSCSLHIEAHFSGLRYAMYYWPKASALLGISTNLFFTSLVFILSWYHLQDGLPEFIKKNFKKEIKSEPDDEKKPIGKIKLEREDSFPFIEEEALIEEFRSLEKKKAQD; encoded by the exons ATGTCGCTTATACGCTATATAAACCCTTTTATGATATTTAGAGATTTTATCAGTCGACCGGTCGAAAGTTTTGTTTCCGATCAATATATCGggtataaaagaaaaactaaTGATAGTATCACAAGCATAAAAGATCTGTTGTACAGAGCAGGAATAGTTTTAGTGTTTTTTTCGGCTATATTGTGGATTTCAGTATTCATGtacattattttctattacaCATACATGCCAAATGTAACCCATGTGAGGCCTGTTCATTTGCAATTCAA ATCATGCGAGGATCAAATGGGTCTATGTTCGTTTCCTTACGCTTATGTACAGCTGACAAAAGGCAGCTATGTATTAATGTCAGGCCAGCCGTACAGGATCAAAATAGTGATGGATGTACCTGAATCGCCAAATAATAAGAACTTAG ggATGTTTATGGTATGTTTACAAATGCGCGGGAAAGGCGGGACTTTAATATCGTCTTCTTGTCGATCAGCTATGCTTAGttatag aTCAAGACTACACTACTACATCCGAACAGCGGTGTATTCGCCACTATTCCTATCAGGATTAGAGGACGAGAGGCAAGAACTGCAAGTGGAACTGTTTAGTCATTTCGAAGATGATCCT AACACACCAGTAACAGACGCGTACGTAGAGCTCCAATCCCGCTATGTACAAGTACACTCTTGTTCGCTACACATTGAAGCGCACTTCTCGGGGCTCCGCTACGCTATGTACTACTGGCCGAAGGCCTCCGCCCTCCTCG gTATTTCCACAAATCTGTTTTTTACGTCACTGGTGTTCATTTTGAGCTGGTATCACTTACAAGATGGCTTGCCTGAGTTTATTaag AAAAACTTCAAGAAGGAAATAAAAAGCGAACCGGACGATGAGAAGAAGCCAATTGGCAAGATTAAGCTTGAAAGAGAAG attCATTCCCCTTCATAGAAGAAGAGGCGTTAATAGAAGAATTCAGAAGTTTAGAGAAAAAGAAAGCACAAGACTGA
- the LOC123703627 gene encoding leucine-rich repeat-containing protein 2-like isoform X1, whose protein sequence is MSAILKFIRENHILAVIEQAIAKKKSRLNLNAFEITEIPTLLYSCLELEHLYLHLNNIRTVPVQITELLNLTTLTLDYNNITSLPSEIGNLKNLVNLNISYNPLKVLIPEIGELENLEAFWCNRIGLREIPKEIGKLSKLDTFGARGNELKTIPEEMTRLTKLRWLTLEKNQIETLPNNLDNMEAIVHCNLRKNRLKEFPASFLKCPDMMFLQLNNNQISSLPENFDTSVMTVLEMIDLRDNPICELNHPDHPLIRYVDEPPPTESSPSSSRQHVGPLAAQALAVNATALRLPAVPAPRHPDLILEMEMDASSVESSEDWENSVNSSELDVQYQSDEERGDNEIAQFFQAVGMVLPELSRYASTAS, encoded by the exons ATGAGTGCAATACTTAAATTCATCCGTGAAAATCACATACTCGCAGTCATAGAACAGGCTATCGCCAAGAAGAAATCCCGTTTGAATTTAAACGCCTTTGAAATCACTGAAATACCTACGCTCTTGTACTCATGCCTGGAGCTCGAACATCTTTATTTACACTTGAACAACATAAGAACAGTACCAGTCCAGATAACTGAGCTGTTGAATCTTACAACATTGACATTGGACTATAACAACATAACTTCATTGCCATCCGAGATCGGTAACTTGAAGAATCTCGTAAATTTGAACATAAGTTATAACCCGTTGAAGGTGTTGATACCAGAAATCGGTGAATTAGAGAATCTGGAAGCGTTCTGGTGCAACAGAATAGGTTTGCGGGAGATACCAAAGGAGATCGGCAAATTGTCGAAGTTGGATACATTTGGTGCTAGGGGCAATGAATTAAAGACAATACCTGAGGAGATGACAAGATTAACGAAACTAAG ATGGCTTACACTGGAGAAGAATCAAATAGAAACGCTACCAAATAATTTGGACAACATGGAGGCGATAGTGCACTGCAATCTGCGCAAGAATCGTCTGAAAGAGTTCCCGGCTTCGTTCCTCAAATGCCCTGATATGATGTTCCTGCAGCTGAACAATAATCAG atatccAGCCTGCCGGAAAACTTCGATACGAGCGTAATGACAGTGTTGGAAATGATCGACCTGCGGGACAATCCTATCTGCGAATTAAATCATCCA GATCACCCGCTTATCCGCTACGTAGACGAGCCTCCACCAACCGAAAGCTCACCATCAAGCAGCCGCCAGCACGTGGGCCCGCTCGCGGCACAAGCGCTGGCTGTGAACGCGACCGCGCTCCGCCTGCCCGCTGTACCGGCGCCGAGACACCCGGATTTGATACTGG AGATGGAAATGGACGCATCGTCCGTGGAATCATCAGAGGACTGGGAGAACAGCGTGAACAGTTCAGAACTAGATGTTCAGTATCAGAGCGACGAAGAGAGGGGTGATAATGAG ATTGCACAATTTTTCCAGGCCGTCGGGATGGTGTTGCCAGAGCTGTCGCGCTACGCGTCAACTGCCAGCTAA
- the LOC123703627 gene encoding leucine-rich repeat-containing protein 2-like isoform X2 produces the protein MSAILKFIRENHILAVIEQAIAKKKSRLNLNAFEITEIPTLLYSCLELEHLYLHLNNIRTVPVQITELLNLTTLTLDYNNITSLPSEIGNLKNLVNLNISYNPLKVLIPEIGELENLEAFWCNRIGLREIPKEIGKLSKLDTFGARGNELKTIPEEMTRLTKLRWLTLEKNQIETLPNNLDNMEAIVHCNLRKNRLKEFPASFLKCPDMMFLQLNNNQISSLPENFDTSVMTVLEMIDLRDNPICELNHPDHPLIRYVDEPPPTESSPSSSRQHVGPLAAQALAVNATALRLPAVPAPRHPDLILEMEMDASSVESSEDWENSVNSSELDVQYQSDEERGDNEAVGMVLPELSRYASTAS, from the exons ATGAGTGCAATACTTAAATTCATCCGTGAAAATCACATACTCGCAGTCATAGAACAGGCTATCGCCAAGAAGAAATCCCGTTTGAATTTAAACGCCTTTGAAATCACTGAAATACCTACGCTCTTGTACTCATGCCTGGAGCTCGAACATCTTTATTTACACTTGAACAACATAAGAACAGTACCAGTCCAGATAACTGAGCTGTTGAATCTTACAACATTGACATTGGACTATAACAACATAACTTCATTGCCATCCGAGATCGGTAACTTGAAGAATCTCGTAAATTTGAACATAAGTTATAACCCGTTGAAGGTGTTGATACCAGAAATCGGTGAATTAGAGAATCTGGAAGCGTTCTGGTGCAACAGAATAGGTTTGCGGGAGATACCAAAGGAGATCGGCAAATTGTCGAAGTTGGATACATTTGGTGCTAGGGGCAATGAATTAAAGACAATACCTGAGGAGATGACAAGATTAACGAAACTAAG ATGGCTTACACTGGAGAAGAATCAAATAGAAACGCTACCAAATAATTTGGACAACATGGAGGCGATAGTGCACTGCAATCTGCGCAAGAATCGTCTGAAAGAGTTCCCGGCTTCGTTCCTCAAATGCCCTGATATGATGTTCCTGCAGCTGAACAATAATCAG atatccAGCCTGCCGGAAAACTTCGATACGAGCGTAATGACAGTGTTGGAAATGATCGACCTGCGGGACAATCCTATCTGCGAATTAAATCATCCA GATCACCCGCTTATCCGCTACGTAGACGAGCCTCCACCAACCGAAAGCTCACCATCAAGCAGCCGCCAGCACGTGGGCCCGCTCGCGGCACAAGCGCTGGCTGTGAACGCGACCGCGCTCCGCCTGCCCGCTGTACCGGCGCCGAGACACCCGGATTTGATACTGG AGATGGAAATGGACGCATCGTCCGTGGAATCATCAGAGGACTGGGAGAACAGCGTGAACAGTTCAGAACTAGATGTTCAGTATCAGAGCGACGAAGAGAGGGGTGATAATGAG GCCGTCGGGATGGTGTTGCCAGAGCTGTCGCGCTACGCGTCAACTGCCAGCTAA
- the LOC123703885 gene encoding valine--tRNA ligase, mitochondrial 1, whose protein sequence is MIWKYYLGSCSCQRRFISSTTKIILKENLPSTAYKPEIVEKDKYNKWTQEKLFEGKLNDEKPVFSMVLPPPNVTGKLHLGHALSSTIQDVIARRQRSLGYNVMWLPGTDHAGIATQRVVEKYLSSNQNIDRHTIGREKFTHEVWKWKEKHGNAICDQLKMLGYSLDWSREVFTMDENLSHAVTTAFLNLFQKGLIYRKKGLVNWCTTLKSTVSDIEVDNVAVTEVTDLKLPTYAKPVKFGQIYNFAYKVYDSDQEVVVSTTIPESMLGDSAVAVHPEDNRYKHLKGKNLVHPFRETLIPIIFDDFVDMNFGTGAVKITPAHSKIDYDIAKRHNLPLLQVINEDGVMENSGKFNSMRKYDCREVLIKELDDLGLLRAINPHQMTLPICSRTGDVIEYLPKEQWFLSCTLLNERAAQVVEEGHLKIDPEKYKSQWEHWTNDCRDWCISRQLWWGHQIPAYKCSVGKEFVWIAATNETTAKVEASKFLRTVPDDITVNRDSDVLDTWFSSGIYPFAALGWPEHQKSQDYKKFYPLNLMVTGNDILGFWVHRMVMLGLELTDKLPFNNVLLHGVICDSKGAKMSKSRGNVIDPIDVINGISLDKLKDKAVQMHKDGAITKEELKRALSYHKSNFYNTKGIPECGVDALRFTLLSQDVKSNFITFDVHQCFANKLFCNKIWQSIKYMQLSFAKLKEIDEEITHDDLTYFDKWILSRLSEMVEKVNSSMDTNEFHTATKALRTFIYNEFCDVYLEATKPGFDNGNPKTGYGHAHTLSAVLNCSLRSLSPFMIYLTHEIIPKIPAFETNIIHNYNDLDKDYFDFPQTADYKSWKNEELEKQVENLLDTISIVRELRGFYGISNKERPTIVIRSKNNKLMDDIMHNLKIVLNLTKCSDVKFDKDSEKKYISSILDTKTEVFVEIPGNDADSLIEAAKSKLEKRIKKMKENVEKYEEQLSSYNYITSVPECSQLQDFEKLKSQKQELKRLERLI, encoded by the exons atgATTTGGAAATATTATTTGGGAAGTTGCTCGTGCCAAAGGCGGTTTATATCAAGTacaactaaaattattttgaaagaaaatttacCTTCAACCGCATACAAACCTGAAATAGtagaaaaagataaatataacaaatggACACAAGAAAAGTTATTTGAAGGGAAATTAAATGATGAGAAACCAGTATTTAGTATGGTACTACCGCCGCCGAACGTGACCGGAAAACTTCATTTAG gACATGCACTATCTAGTACCATCCAAGATGTGATAGCAAGGAGACAGCGCTCTTTGGGGTATAATGTAATGTGGCTGCCAGGCACTGATCATGCCGGTATTGCAACACAG agGGTAGTCGAAAAATATCTGAGTAGCAATCAAAACATAGACCGCCACACAATAGGACGTGAAAAATTCACACATGAAGTTTGGAAATGGAAGGAAAAACATGGCAATGCTATTTGTGATCAGCTAAAAATGCTCGGCTACTCATTAGACTGGTCGCGCGAAGTTTTTACTATGGACGAAAATCTATCACACGCGGTGACAACTGCGTTCTTAAACCTATTCCAGAAGGGTTTAATTTATAGGAAAAAAGGTCTAGTCAATTGGTGTACGACGCTCAAATCAACGGTATCTGATATTGAGGTAGACAATGTTGCGGTGACTGAAGTGACTGATTTGAAGTTACCGACTTATGCAAAGCCTGTGAAGTTTGGACAGATATACAATTTCGCATATAAAGTGTATGATAGTGATCAAGAAGTAGTAGTGTCGACGACAATACCTGAATCTATGTTGGGAGATTCTGCTGTGGCTGTGCATCCTGAAGATAATAG GTACAAGCATCTTAAGGGTAAAAATTTAGTCCACCCATTTAGAGAAACTTTGATACCTATAATTTTCGATGACTTTGTTGATATGAATTTCGGTACTGGCGCTGTAAAAATAACACCTGCACATAGTAAAATAGATTACGACATTGCCAAACGACACAACTTACCTCTATTGCAAGTAATAAATGAAGATGGTGTTATGGAAAACTCTGGAAAGTTTAATTCTATGAGAAAGTATGATTGCCGCGAAGTTTTGATAAAGGAACTCGATGATTTAGGACTTCTAAGAGCTATAAATCCTCATCAAATGACATTACCTATATGCAGTCGAACTGGCGATGTTATTGAATATTTGCCCAAAGAACAATGGTTTCTATCCTGTACGTTATTAAACGAAAGAGCTGCACAAGTAGTAGAAGAAGGGCATTTGAAAATTGACCCAGAAAAGTACAAATCCCAATGGGAACATTGGACAAATGACTGCAGAGATTGGTGTATATCAAGACAGTTGTGGTGGGGACACCAAATACCCGCGTATAAATGTAGCGTGGGTAAAGAATTTGTCTGGATAGCCGCGACAAACGAAACCACAGCTAAAGTAGAAGCCTCGAAGTTTTTGAGAACTGTACCTGACGATATTACAGTTAATAGAGACTCCGATGTGCTAGATACCTGGTTTTCCTCGGGTATTTATCCATTCGCCGCATTGGGTTGGCCCGAACACCAAAAGAGCCAAGATTACAAAAAGTTCTACCCTTTAAATCTAATGGTTACTGGAAATGACATACTCGGTTTTTGGGTGCATAGGATGGTCATGTTAGGTTTGGAATTAACTGACAAATTGCCCTTTAACAATGTTCTGTTACACGGAGTCATCTGCGATAGTAAAGGAGCGAAAATGTCAAAGAGCAGAGGCAATGTTATCGACCCAATTGATGTCATAAATGGCATATCTCTGGATAAACTTAAGGATAAAGCTGTACAAATGCACAAAGACGGTGCTATTACCAAAGAAGAACTTAAAAGGGCACTATCATATcataaatctaatttttacaACACAAAAGGTATCCCTGAGTGTGGAGTTGATGCCCTACGCTTTACGTTACTCTCCCAAGACGTGAAATCGAATTTCATTACGTTCGACGTCCATCAATGTTTTGCGAACAAATTGTTTTGCAACAAAATCTGGCAAAGTATTAAATACATGCAGTTATCGTTCGCGAAGCTCAAAGAAATTGACGAAGAAATTACGCACGATGATTTAACGTATTTTGATAAGTGGATTCTTAGTAGATTGTCTGAAATGGTTGAGAAAGTAAATAGTTCGATGGACACAAATGAGTTTCATACAGCAACTAAAGCGTTgagaacatttatttataacgaaTTCTGCGATGTTTATTTGGAAGCTACGAAACCTGGTTTCGATAATGGCAATCCTAAGACTGGATACGGACACGCACATACCCTATCAGCAGTTTTGAATTGTTCGCTAAGATCTTTATCGCCTTTTATGATATATTTGACCCACGAAATTATTCCAAAAATACCCGCAtttgaaacaaatataatcCACAATTATAACGACCTCGATAAAGATTATTTTGACTTTCCACAAACAGCAGATTATAAATCGTGGAAAAATGAAGAGTTAGAAAAACAAGTTGAAAATCTACTAGACACTATTAGTATAGTGCGAGAACTCAGAGGTTTTTACGGAATATCAAATAAAGAAAGACCAACAATTGTAATaagaagtaaaaataataaattgatggACGATATAATGCATAATTTAAAGATCGTTTTAAATCTGACCAAATGCAGTGATGTTAAGTTTGACAAAGAcagtgaaaaaaaatacattagttCTATATTAGATACTAAAACGGAGGTATTCGTCGAAATTCCGGGAAACGATGCGGATAGTTTAATTGAAGCTGCTAAAAGTAAGTTAGAAAAGCGAATAAAGAAAATGAAAGAAAACGTAGAAAAGTACGAAGAACAACTTTcaagttataattatattacatcTGTACCGGAATGTTCGCAACTACAAGACTTCGAAAAACTTAAATCGCAGAAACAAGAATTGAAAAGGTTAGAAAGACtgatttag
- the LOC123703851 gene encoding uncharacterized protein LOC123703851 — translation MSLKMRNIVSKLTLLALCIYYASTNNVLAFQQNKTVHHIRRSSYDVFYKPQKLGTYRSFQPVAPHKPTYIKADDRNDYDVNAYDSEYGVVVSNFTSSIYDDNPPLYPNPDVFSKTGQESPSKLSDNKLIEPDVDLPDDSLADSDLREHNIIDSVTYVYGFNNCHGVRDEWMVLIYVTSGLAVLFPIASIVWLMWSECAAEFRRSSKLYPININLCCCLTACTLIYIQAVVGTSSPSQCERIALLLHYTHITCAMWIVALGSAVAEFCTCDTLLPLKYNYLLAYGVPAIVVMFNYALSMEQYEIKHYCWMSIEKGMVMGFMIPAMILILINTAIIIVGLQSVNRKQNEIITAKIQELVDQHLANWSKSENPGSSETLNNDCTPLPSRKNTDSSDTLDRDSNSNDEDNPYITVTMGASNSDANSEEGREIKRLSDKHLINLWKSMEKLSWKNGWNIEGNDLKAYLNLCLILEPFFAINWVMGVVAIENATHWSTPTIYLILVLSMHIYLMATICTTLPIVQKKTPTPCVEVATEPTIVRSRTTDSIPLLDPTVQQPNVTPAPVDTISTISI, via the exons ATGAGCTTAAAAATGCGTAATATCGTTTCAAAGTTAACACTTCTCGCGCTGTGTATTTATTATGCGTCTACAAATAATGTTCTTG CATTTCAGCAAAATAAGACGGTTCACCACATACGACGATCGAGCTATGATGTTTTCTATAAACCGCAGAAGCTAGGTACATACCGGTCTTTCCAACCAGTAGCACCACACAAACCCACATACATAAAGGCAGACGATCGCAACGACTACGATGTTAATGCTTACGATTCTGAGTACGGAGTCGTCGTTTCTAACTTCACGTCTTCAATTTATGACGACAACCCTCCGTTGTACCCCAACCCTGATGTGTTTTCTAAAACTGGacaag AGTCGCCGAGTAAGCTATCAGATAATAAGCTAATAGAACCAGATGTGGATCTCCCCGATGATTCTTTGGCAGACTCTGATCTTAGAGAGCACAATATTATAGACAGTGTTACATATGTTTACGGATTTAACAATTGCCACGGTGTTCGCGATGAATGGATGGTTTTG ATTTACGTAACAAGTGGTCTCGCGGTACTATTTCCAATAGCCTCCATCGTGTGGTTAATGTGGAGTGAATGTGCTGCAGAGTTTCGTCGAAGCAGCAAACTGTACCCGATTAATATTAACCTGTGCTGCTGTTTGACTGCATGCACCCTTATTTACATTCAGGCGGTGGTG GGTACATCATCACCATCCCAATGCGAAAGAATCGCGCTACTTCTACACTACACGCATATAACGTGCGCTATGTGGATAGTAGCGTTGGGCTCGGCGGTTGCTGAGTTCTGCACATGTGATACCTTGTTGCCGTTGAAGTATAATTATCTGTTGGCATATGGGGTCCCGGCTATTGTTGTTATG TTCAACTACGCGCTATCGATGGAACAATACGAAATCAAGCACTACTGTTGGATGTCGATCGAGAAGGGCATGGTGATGGGATTCATGATACCCGCAATGATATTGATACTCATCAATACAGCGATCATCATTGTCGGCTTGCAGAGCGTCAATCGTAAACAAAACGAGATAATAACAGCCAAGATCCAGGAACTAGTTGACCAACATTTGGCTAATTGGTCGAAAAGCGAGAATCCGGGAAGTTCGGAGACTTTGAACAATGATTGTACTCCACTACCGAGTAGGAAGAATACAGATAGCTCGGATACATTGGACAGGGACTCCAATAGTAATGATGAAGATAATCCGTATATAACTGTCACGATGGGCGCTTCGAATAGCGATGCTAATAGTGAGGAAGGGAGGGAG ATCAAACGACTTTCCGACAAACATTTGATTAATCTCTGGAAATCTATGGAGAAACTGTCGTGGAAAAACGGCTGGAACATCGAAGGGAACGATTTAAAGGCCTATTTGAACTTGTGTCTGATCCTGGAACCATTTTTCGCTATAAATTGGGTGATGGGAGTCGTTGCTATTGAAAACGCCACTCACTGGTCAACGCCTACTATTTATCTTATTCTTGTATTATCTATG CACATTTACCTGATGGCTACAATATGCACAACACTCCCGATCGTACAAAAGAAAACCCCCACCCCTTGCGTCGAAGTAGCTACAGAACCTACGATAGTGCGATCCAG GACAACAGACAGCATCCCCCTTTTGGACCCCACCGTGCAACAACCAAATGTGACGCCAGCCCCCGTTGACACCATTAGTACTATaagcatttaa
- the LOC123703889 gene encoding macro domain-containing protein CT2219-like, producing MGFFAKSFNRLIIFTSQKRYFSSVIHKMTSQSKWMVEKNRILALPIEEKRKLYKSGDYVTVHQVDPWCSYVIKNKDVENKKHTVDDLNEFRKIKIDPEKNKALAEKVSIYRGDITKLEVDAIVNAANSRLKAGGGVDGAIHRAAGPLLQEECNSIGGCSTGDAQITGGYDLPAKYVIHTVGPQNGSAPNLQSCYEKCFSLQTQHRITSIAFPCISTGIYGFPNRLAAHIALRTTRKFLEENEDVERVIFCTFMPIDVDIYETLMQMYFPVHEWNYNDGAAVSE from the exons atgGGATTTTTTGCAAAAAGCTTCAACCGGCTTATCATTTTCACCTCGCAAAAACGTTATTTTTCCTCTGTTATTCACAAAATGACTTCGCAGTCGAAGTGGATGGTTGAAAAGAATAGAATATTAGCTCTACCAATAGAAGAGAAGAGGAAACTTTATAAATCAGGAGATTATGTTACCGTCCATCAAGTTGACCCCTGGTGCAGTTATGTTATCAAAAACAAAGACGTGGAAAACAAGAAACATACAGTTGATGATCTCAACGAGTTTCGTAAGATAAAAATAGACCCTGAGAAGAACAAGGCATTAGCCGAAAAAGTCTCTATATATAGAGGAGATATTACCAAGTTAGAG GTAGATGCAATTGTGAATGCAGCGAATTCTCGTTTGAAAGCTGGAGGTGGTGTGGATGGAGCAATCCATAGAGCTGCAGGACCACTGCTTCAG GAAGAATGTAATTCAATTGGTGGCTGTAGTACTGGGGATGCTCAGATCACAGGCGGATATGATTTACCTGCAAAGT acgTAATACACACAGTGGGCCCACAGAACGGCTCCGCACCGAATCTCCAATCGTGTTACGAGAAATGTTTTTCCCTCCAAACCCAGCATCGCATCACGTCCATTGCTTTTCCCTGTATCTCTACGGGTATATATGGGTTCCCTAATCGTCTAGCCGCTCATATAGCTCTAAGAACAACGAGAAAGTTTCTAGAAGAAAATGAAGATGTAGAGAGGGTTATATTCTGTACATTTATGCCGATCGACGTTGATATCTATGAAACGTTAATGCAAATGTATTTTCCGGTCCATGAATGGAATTATAATGATGGCGCTGCTGTGTCAGAGTAA